The Flexivirga oryzae genome has a segment encoding these proteins:
- a CDS encoding class I adenylate-forming enzyme family protein yields the protein MTSPTTSRPHETSPYDARPWLPLYGGRPADIVPEHPNALAMFKAGLAADPDGDAIRYFDGVVSRAELDAQSDALAAGLRDNGFGDGDRLAVYLQNVPQFLVCMLAAWKAGGVLVSINPMSRARELSHLLDDSGATVLVCLESLYGDVARDVIPDSPVQLVLTTSELDYQTRNDPRLFSGAQRVRHPGTRDLLDYIEEHRGEAPAEARLAPDDVAMLTYTSGTTGVPKGAMNTHRNVVFSTTVYRDHWRFDGGSVFGIAPLFHITGMIGHAAISLLAPMPLVLAYRFDPAVVLDAFREHRPTCTIGAITALVALINHPAFERDCFSSFTSIYSGGAPIAPAAERAFREATGHQVHNAYGLTETTSPMTGTPFGVPSPVDEQSGALAVGVPVPSTVVRIQDDDGNDLPAGEIGEIVAAGPQVVAGYWGKPDATAESLPGGALRTGDVGFMNDAGWVFIVDRKKDMINASGYKVWPREVEDVLQEHPAVLEAAVVGIPDEKRGETVKAFVSLKNGTTATPEELIEHCRAAMAAYKYPRVVEIVAELPKTLTGKVLRRELRG from the coding sequence ATGACCTCCCCCACCACGTCCCGCCCGCACGAGACCTCCCCCTACGACGCGCGCCCGTGGTTGCCGCTCTACGGTGGCCGGCCCGCCGACATCGTCCCTGAGCACCCGAATGCCCTGGCGATGTTCAAGGCCGGCCTGGCCGCCGACCCGGACGGTGATGCGATCCGCTATTTCGACGGCGTCGTGAGCCGCGCAGAGCTGGATGCCCAGAGCGACGCGCTGGCGGCCGGCTTGCGGGACAACGGCTTCGGAGACGGAGACCGGCTCGCCGTCTATCTGCAGAACGTCCCGCAGTTCCTCGTGTGCATGCTGGCCGCCTGGAAGGCCGGCGGCGTGCTGGTCTCGATCAACCCGATGAGCCGGGCCCGCGAGCTCAGCCACCTGCTCGACGACTCCGGAGCCACGGTGCTGGTCTGCCTGGAGAGCCTGTATGGCGACGTCGCGCGCGACGTCATACCGGACAGCCCGGTCCAATTGGTCCTGACCACCAGCGAATTGGACTACCAGACGCGTAACGATCCCCGACTGTTCAGTGGCGCCCAGCGGGTGCGCCACCCGGGTACGCGGGACTTGCTGGACTACATCGAGGAGCACCGCGGAGAGGCGCCGGCCGAGGCGCGACTCGCCCCCGACGACGTGGCGATGCTGACCTACACCTCCGGGACGACGGGCGTCCCCAAGGGTGCGATGAACACCCACCGCAACGTGGTGTTCAGCACCACCGTCTACCGGGACCACTGGCGGTTCGACGGCGGGTCGGTGTTCGGGATCGCGCCGTTGTTCCACATCACCGGCATGATCGGGCACGCCGCGATCAGCCTCCTGGCACCGATGCCGTTGGTGCTGGCCTACCGCTTCGACCCCGCGGTGGTGCTGGACGCGTTCCGGGAGCACCGACCCACGTGCACGATCGGGGCGATCACGGCGCTCGTCGCGCTGATCAATCACCCGGCGTTCGAGCGGGACTGCTTCTCGTCGTTCACCTCCATCTACTCCGGCGGCGCGCCCATCGCGCCGGCCGCGGAGCGGGCCTTCCGGGAGGCGACCGGGCACCAGGTGCACAACGCATACGGGCTGACCGAGACGACGAGCCCGATGACCGGGACACCGTTCGGCGTGCCCTCACCCGTGGACGAACAATCGGGTGCACTCGCCGTCGGAGTGCCGGTGCCGTCCACCGTCGTGCGCATCCAGGACGACGACGGAAACGACCTGCCAGCCGGGGAGATCGGCGAGATCGTGGCAGCGGGCCCGCAGGTCGTCGCCGGCTACTGGGGCAAACCCGACGCCACCGCCGAGAGTCTGCCGGGCGGGGCGCTCAGGACCGGCGATGTCGGCTTCATGAACGACGCCGGTTGGGTGTTCATCGTGGACCGGAAGAAGGACATGATCAACGCGTCCGGTTACAAGGTCTGGCCACGCGAGGTGGAGGACGTGCTCCAGGAGCATCCTGCGGTGCTCGAGGCGGCCGTGGTCGGCATACCCGACGAAAAGCGTGGCGAGACCGTGAAGGCGTTCGTCAGCCTGAAGAACGGCACCACCGCAACCCCCGAAGAACTGATCGAGCACTGCCGGGCCGCGATGGCGGCCTACAAGTACCCGCGCGTCGTCGAGATCGTCGCCGAACTACCCAAGACGCTCACCGGCAAAGTGCTGCGTCGCGAACTGCGCGGCTGA
- a CDS encoding acetyl/propionyl/methylcrotonyl-CoA carboxylase subunit alpha produces MSSSLSIRSVLVANRGEIALRVFRTAHRLGLRTVALYTDLDVAAPHVRAADVAVRVPNYLDIDAVVAAAVETGADVVHPGYGFLSERSAFAAALQEAGIALAGPSADVMELMGRKDAAREVAVAAGVPVVPSYSFDDDPETFAYPILVKAAAGGGGKGMRVVRSAGDFTEAVAAARRESAGAFGDDTLLLEKYVESGRHLEVQVMADTRGTALHLWERDCSTQRRHQKVLEEAPAPTIDDDLRHRLCSAAVDLTKQVGYVGAGTVEFLLDTATNEFYFLEMNTRLQVEHPVTESITGLDLVELQLLVADGQALPISQEQVRSDGHAIEARVYAEDAFGGFLPQAGTATVVRWPDRLARVDQALESGQVVSTSYDPMLGKVIVHGPDRETARQGLIAALDATAIFGLTTNTGFLRALLATDEFRDATIDTAWLDHHEVEAPDPAPARDIAAWHLATHRPVTGSAFDADGFRVAGDPAPVRVQLDEPVVVRPRLRQVDELTVRELADTDRDADGVVRVDVDLEGVGRTTAFLRPMRRGVEVTWRGQRFVFIPPDRAAGGAAAPSDGTVVAPMPGTVLDVRAAVGDDVSAGDVLGVMEAMKMELTLKAPHDGTVGSVTARVGNQVALGARLFEVTAHDTDSSEAS; encoded by the coding sequence TTGTCCAGTTCGCTCTCCATCCGGTCGGTCCTGGTCGCCAACCGCGGCGAGATCGCCCTACGCGTCTTCCGCACCGCGCACCGGCTCGGGCTGCGCACCGTCGCCCTCTACACCGATCTCGACGTGGCCGCACCGCACGTGCGTGCCGCCGACGTGGCCGTGCGCGTGCCCAACTACCTCGACATCGACGCGGTGGTCGCTGCGGCGGTCGAGACCGGCGCCGACGTGGTGCATCCCGGCTACGGATTCCTTTCCGAACGCTCGGCGTTCGCGGCCGCCCTGCAAGAGGCTGGCATTGCACTCGCCGGACCCAGCGCCGACGTGATGGAGCTGATGGGTCGCAAGGACGCCGCACGGGAGGTCGCGGTCGCCGCCGGCGTGCCGGTCGTCCCGTCATACTCCTTCGACGACGACCCGGAGACCTTCGCCTACCCGATCCTGGTGAAGGCGGCCGCCGGCGGTGGCGGCAAGGGGATGCGCGTGGTCCGTTCCGCCGGTGACTTCACGGAGGCGGTGGCCGCCGCGCGGCGCGAGTCCGCCGGCGCCTTCGGGGACGACACGCTGCTGCTGGAGAAGTATGTCGAGTCCGGCCGCCACCTCGAGGTGCAGGTCATGGCCGACACCCGTGGCACGGCGCTGCACCTGTGGGAGCGCGACTGCTCCACCCAGCGCCGGCACCAGAAGGTGCTCGAGGAAGCCCCGGCGCCGACTATCGACGACGACCTGCGGCACCGGTTGTGTTCTGCCGCAGTCGATCTCACCAAACAGGTCGGGTATGTCGGCGCCGGCACCGTCGAGTTCCTGCTGGACACGGCGACGAACGAGTTCTACTTCCTGGAGATGAACACCCGGCTGCAGGTGGAGCACCCGGTCACCGAGTCCATCACCGGGCTCGACCTGGTCGAGCTGCAACTGCTGGTCGCCGACGGACAGGCGCTGCCGATCAGCCAGGAGCAGGTCCGCAGCGACGGGCACGCGATCGAGGCCCGGGTCTACGCGGAGGACGCGTTCGGTGGGTTCCTACCGCAGGCGGGCACCGCGACCGTCGTCCGCTGGCCCGACCGGCTCGCGCGGGTCGACCAGGCGCTGGAATCGGGCCAGGTCGTCAGCACGTCGTACGACCCGATGCTGGGGAAGGTGATCGTGCACGGCCCCGACCGTGAGACGGCGCGCCAGGGCCTCATCGCGGCATTGGATGCGACCGCGATCTTCGGACTGACCACCAACACCGGTTTCCTGCGAGCATTGTTGGCAACGGACGAGTTCCGCGACGCGACGATCGACACGGCCTGGTTGGACCACCACGAGGTCGAGGCGCCCGACCCGGCGCCCGCCCGCGACATCGCCGCATGGCATCTGGCCACGCATCGCCCGGTCACCGGATCCGCATTCGATGCCGACGGCTTCCGCGTCGCGGGTGACCCCGCACCGGTCCGCGTGCAACTCGACGAGCCGGTGGTCGTCCGCCCGCGTCTGCGGCAGGTGGACGAGCTCACCGTGCGTGAGCTGGCCGACACCGACCGGGACGCGGACGGTGTCGTGCGGGTCGACGTCGACCTCGAAGGAGTCGGGCGGACCACCGCCTTCCTGCGTCCGATGCGGCGCGGCGTCGAAGTGACCTGGCGCGGGCAGCGGTTCGTCTTCATCCCCCCGGACCGTGCCGCGGGTGGGGCCGCGGCGCCCAGCGACGGCACCGTCGTGGCGCCGATGCCGGGTACGGTGCTCGACGTGCGTGCCGCCGTCGGCGACGATGTCAGTGCCGGTGACGTCCTCGGTGTGATGGAGGCGATGAAGATGGAGCTCACCCTCAAGGCACCGCACGACGGCACCGTCGGTAGCGTTACTGCTCGAGTAGGCAATCAGGTCGCGCTCGGTGCACGCCTTTTCGAGGTCACCGCGCACGACACCGATAGTTCCGAAGCCAGCTGA
- a CDS encoding helix-turn-helix domain-containing protein yields the protein MAQQDWAEWCSDVHGEFGFDFYTDSYKGTVRRQRTDTYQLVSWTGESELVRREASGIRRDPRGHYELFVPLNDTLHVGGDAADQAMNPGEMVLVPIDAPFYVAHRDDAAALSLLVPFERIEQRLGTVPKRGQRMLPSTGTSRLTRDLLVGLVRERESLSAMEFDTIVDRVVDLFCIAAVGDNAPPAGVGAPAVLEAVRRYVREHLTDPDLTVARMAREIGWSPRYVQAVLGQEGTTASDLIRTERLELARTRLASPAFADHSITDIANSVGYGSPSAFSSAFRGRFGGSPRDFRS from the coding sequence GTGGCACAGCAGGACTGGGCGGAGTGGTGCAGCGACGTCCACGGCGAGTTCGGCTTCGACTTCTACACCGACTCCTACAAGGGAACGGTCCGCCGACAGCGGACCGACACCTACCAGCTCGTCAGCTGGACCGGCGAGTCGGAACTGGTACGCCGGGAGGCGTCGGGGATCCGTCGCGATCCGCGAGGTCACTACGAATTGTTCGTGCCGCTCAACGACACCCTCCATGTCGGTGGCGACGCGGCCGACCAAGCGATGAACCCGGGCGAAATGGTGCTCGTCCCGATCGACGCCCCCTTCTACGTGGCCCACCGCGACGACGCCGCTGCACTGAGTCTGCTGGTGCCGTTCGAACGCATCGAGCAACGACTCGGGACCGTTCCGAAGCGCGGTCAGCGGATGCTCCCGAGCACCGGGACGTCGAGGCTCACCCGCGACCTCCTGGTGGGGCTGGTGAGGGAGCGAGAAAGCCTGAGCGCCATGGAGTTCGACACCATCGTGGACAGGGTCGTCGACCTCTTCTGCATCGCGGCGGTCGGCGACAACGCTCCCCCGGCAGGCGTCGGCGCACCGGCGGTGCTGGAGGCGGTCCGACGTTACGTCCGCGAACATCTGACCGACCCCGATCTCACCGTCGCCCGGATGGCACGTGAGATCGGCTGGTCGCCGCGTTACGTGCAGGCCGTCCTGGGACAGGAGGGAACCACCGCCTCGGACCTGATCCGGACCGAACGACTCGAACTGGCCCGCACCCGGCTGGCCAGCCCGGCGTTCGCCGATCACAGCATCACCGACATCGCCAACTCGGTTGGCTATGGCTCACCGAGTGCCTTCAGCAGCGCCTTCCGCGGGCGGTTCGGCGGCTCGCCCCGTGACTTCCGGAGCTGA
- a CDS encoding biotin transporter BioY, with protein MSTTTLAPTLVRVPAVWREAALVSMGVLFVALSAQVAIPLPFTPVPITGQTFAALLVGGAYGAVRSAATIAAYIGVGVIGVPVFADGAHGLSTVLSATGGYLVGMLVAAAIVGAAADRGWDKALFSSILAMFVGSAVIYAIGAGWLAIDLGVGPAKAFDLGVRPFVVGDLLKLALAGALLPAAWKLTARAK; from the coding sequence ATGTCCACCACCACACTGGCGCCGACCCTGGTCCGCGTCCCGGCCGTATGGCGTGAGGCTGCTCTTGTGTCCATGGGCGTGCTGTTCGTCGCGCTCTCCGCGCAGGTTGCGATCCCGCTGCCGTTCACCCCTGTCCCGATCACCGGCCAGACCTTCGCCGCGCTGCTGGTCGGCGGAGCGTACGGCGCGGTCCGCTCGGCCGCGACCATCGCGGCATACATCGGCGTGGGCGTCATCGGCGTGCCGGTCTTCGCGGACGGCGCACACGGCCTGTCGACGGTGCTGTCGGCGACCGGTGGCTACCTCGTCGGCATGCTCGTTGCGGCAGCCATCGTCGGCGCCGCTGCCGACCGCGGCTGGGACAAGGCGCTTTTCAGCTCGATCCTGGCCATGTTCGTCGGCAGTGCGGTGATCTACGCGATCGGCGCCGGCTGGCTCGCGATCGACCTGGGAGTCGGTCCCGCGAAGGCCTTCGACCTCGGCGTCCGCCCGTTCGTCGTCGGTGACCTGCTCAAGCTCGCCCTGGCCGGTGCGCTGCTGCCCGCGGCGTGGAAGCTCACCGCACGGGCGAAGTGA
- a CDS encoding TetR/AcrR family transcriptional regulator, whose translation MTKVSSSIERPKARRQQIIDVAADLFAERGYHGVSITDIGSALGLSGPALYKHFASKDALLAEMLVGISERLLSEGEQRYRATVEHGPDATLSALVGWHIEFALNYPSLITVQFRDLANLNDTDRNKVRRLQRRYVERWVGVIVSAVPTDEDHARAAAHAVFALINSTPHSARLDREQMAALLHRMALAAIHSSGDPAPPGPRRTAVPPGETNDR comes from the coding sequence ATGACGAAGGTTTCGTCCAGCATCGAGCGGCCCAAGGCGCGCCGGCAGCAGATCATCGACGTCGCCGCCGACCTGTTCGCCGAGCGTGGCTACCACGGTGTCTCGATCACCGACATCGGCTCGGCTCTCGGCCTGTCCGGGCCGGCGCTCTACAAGCACTTCGCAAGCAAGGACGCCCTCCTCGCCGAGATGCTGGTCGGCATCAGCGAGCGACTGCTCAGCGAGGGCGAGCAGCGCTATCGGGCGACTGTCGAGCACGGGCCCGACGCTACTCTGTCCGCGCTGGTCGGCTGGCACATCGAATTCGCCTTGAACTACCCGTCGTTGATCACCGTGCAGTTCCGCGACCTGGCGAACCTCAACGACACCGACCGCAACAAGGTCCGCCGGCTACAGCGCAGGTATGTCGAGCGCTGGGTGGGCGTGATCGTCTCTGCGGTGCCGACCGACGAGGACCACGCCCGCGCCGCTGCTCACGCCGTTTTCGCACTCATCAACTCGACGCCCCACAGCGCGCGGCTGGATCGGGAGCAGATGGCCGCGCTCCTGCACCGTATGGCGCTTGCGGCAATCCACAGCTCGGGCGACCCCGCGCCGCCCGGCCCGCGGCGTACCGCAGTCCCCCCAGGGGAGACCAATGACCGGTAA
- a CDS encoding HpcH/HpaI aldolase/citrate lyase family protein: MSDSWQPGPAWLFCPADRPDRYTKALAAADVVILDLEDAVAPDKKAQARDAVRSLVRDGVLDAERTVVRVNAADSAEQSADLELLGELHIPRVMLAKSEYPQDIRALPCDVVALVETARGLERAGALAEPDNVVAMMWGADDLVASMGGTGSRRPDGSYRDLARFARVRVLTAAKAAGLLALDAVHMDIPDTTGLRAECEDAVASGFDATVAIHPSQVAVIRSTYAPTDDQIDWARRLFAHVGDDRGVTTFEGRMVDGPIYKQAERVIRLAALTDAATKEESGR; the protein is encoded by the coding sequence ATGAGTGACTCGTGGCAGCCGGGGCCGGCCTGGCTCTTCTGCCCTGCGGACCGACCCGACCGCTACACGAAGGCGCTCGCGGCCGCCGACGTCGTCATCCTCGATCTGGAGGACGCGGTCGCACCCGACAAGAAGGCACAGGCACGGGACGCCGTGCGGTCCCTGGTGCGTGACGGCGTGCTCGACGCGGAGCGCACCGTCGTGCGGGTCAACGCCGCGGACAGTGCCGAACAGTCCGCCGACCTCGAACTGCTCGGTGAGCTCCATATCCCGCGGGTGATGCTCGCGAAATCCGAATATCCGCAAGATATTCGGGCGCTGCCCTGTGACGTCGTCGCACTCGTCGAGACCGCACGCGGGCTGGAGCGTGCCGGCGCACTCGCCGAGCCGGACAACGTCGTGGCAATGATGTGGGGTGCCGACGACCTGGTCGCCAGCATGGGCGGCACCGGCAGTCGACGACCCGACGGCAGCTACCGCGACCTCGCCCGCTTTGCACGAGTCAGGGTGCTCACGGCAGCCAAGGCGGCCGGACTGCTGGCGCTCGACGCCGTCCACATGGACATCCCGGACACGACCGGCCTGCGGGCCGAGTGTGAGGACGCCGTGGCCAGCGGGTTCGACGCGACCGTCGCCATACATCCGAGCCAGGTGGCGGTGATCCGGTCGACCTACGCGCCCACCGACGACCAGATCGACTGGGCCCGAAGGCTTTTCGCGCACGTCGGTGACGATCGCGGCGTGACCACCTTCGAGGGCCGGATGGTCGACGGCCCCATCTACAAACAGGCCGAACGCGTGATCCGGCTCGCGGCCCTGACCGACGCAGCCACGAAGGAGGAGTCCGGCAGATGA
- a CDS encoding carboxyl transferase domain-containing protein, with protein sequence MTNLRELTAELRERLERVREGGSESARRKHTGRGKLLVRDRVDRLLDPGSPFLELSPLAAYGMYGAPGRGDEPWTVPGAGLVTGIGRVAGREVMVIANDATVKGGTYYPMTVKKHLRAQAVAAQNQLPCIALVDSGGAFLPKQDEVFPDREHFGRIFFNQANLSAQGIPQIAAVMGSCTAGGAYVPAMSDETVIVANEGTIFLGGPPLVKAATGEVVSAEDLGGGDVHARKSGVADHLAQDDDHALQILRSIVDTFERPRADSLTQAVPEEPAEDPAGLYDVVPADSRTPYDVREVIRRIVDGSRLQEFKQLYGETLVCGFARIHGYPVGIVANNGILFSESALKGAHFIELCNQRGIPLLFLQNITGFMVGREYENRGIAKDGAKLVTAVACSVVPKFTVVIGGSFGAGNYGMCGRAYDPRFLWMWPNARISVMGGEQAASVLATVRSDLHTEEEVEEFKAPIRAQYDEQSSAYYSTARLWDDGIIDPLDTRRVLGMALEAAANAPVPAPNYGVFRM encoded by the coding sequence ATGACGAACCTACGAGAGCTGACCGCCGAGCTGCGTGAGCGGCTGGAGCGTGTCCGCGAGGGCGGCAGCGAGTCTGCTCGTCGCAAGCACACCGGTCGCGGCAAGCTGCTGGTGCGCGACCGGGTGGACCGGTTGCTCGACCCCGGCAGTCCGTTCCTGGAGCTGAGTCCGCTCGCGGCATACGGGATGTATGGCGCACCCGGCCGTGGCGACGAACCGTGGACGGTCCCCGGCGCAGGTCTGGTGACCGGCATCGGCCGGGTCGCAGGCCGCGAGGTCATGGTCATCGCCAACGACGCAACCGTGAAGGGTGGCACCTACTACCCGATGACCGTCAAGAAGCACCTGCGGGCGCAGGCGGTCGCTGCGCAGAACCAACTGCCGTGCATCGCCCTCGTGGACAGCGGCGGCGCTTTCCTGCCCAAGCAGGACGAAGTCTTCCCCGACCGTGAGCACTTCGGCCGGATCTTCTTCAACCAGGCCAATTTGTCGGCACAGGGCATTCCGCAGATCGCCGCGGTGATGGGCTCGTGCACGGCAGGCGGTGCGTATGTTCCGGCGATGTCGGACGAAACAGTCATCGTCGCCAATGAGGGCACGATCTTCCTCGGTGGCCCGCCCCTGGTGAAGGCGGCGACCGGCGAGGTCGTCAGCGCCGAGGACCTTGGCGGCGGTGACGTCCACGCCCGTAAGTCCGGTGTGGCCGACCACCTGGCCCAGGACGACGATCACGCACTGCAGATCCTGCGGTCCATCGTGGACACCTTCGAGCGGCCGCGTGCCGACTCGCTCACGCAGGCTGTTCCCGAAGAGCCCGCCGAGGACCCTGCCGGTCTCTACGACGTCGTTCCGGCCGACTCGCGCACGCCGTACGACGTGCGCGAGGTCATCCGTCGCATCGTCGACGGCTCCCGACTGCAGGAGTTCAAGCAGCTGTATGGCGAGACCCTCGTCTGCGGTTTCGCGCGCATCCACGGCTACCCGGTGGGCATCGTCGCCAACAACGGCATCCTCTTCAGTGAATCCGCCTTGAAGGGAGCGCATTTCATCGAATTGTGCAACCAGCGCGGCATTCCGCTGCTGTTCCTGCAGAACATCACCGGCTTCATGGTCGGCCGGGAGTACGAGAACCGCGGCATCGCCAAGGACGGCGCGAAGCTGGTGACCGCGGTCGCCTGCTCGGTGGTGCCCAAGTTCACGGTCGTCATCGGCGGATCGTTCGGTGCCGGAAACTACGGCATGTGCGGCCGCGCCTACGATCCGCGCTTCCTGTGGATGTGGCCCAATGCGCGGATCTCGGTCATGGGCGGCGAGCAGGCGGCCTCGGTGCTCGCCACGGTCCGCAGCGACCTGCACACCGAGGAGGAGGTCGAGGAGTTCAAGGCGCCGATCCGGGCGCAGTACGACGAACAGTCCTCGGCGTACTACTCCACGGCGCGACTGTGGGACGACGGCATCATCGACCCGCTCGACACGCGCCGGGTGCTCGGTATGGCGCTGGAAGCGGCGGCGAATGCGCCTGTCCCTGCTCCCAACTACGGCGTCTTCAGGATGTGA
- a CDS encoding MaoC family dehydratase — protein sequence MDDSTSAAGESRRIVQRGLWFEEFEVGTTYEHRPGRTVTEADNVLFTTLTMNTQPLHLDAHESSQQPPFHERLVNSMFTFSTLVGLSVSQLTLGTIVANLGFSEVKFPAPVRHGDTLYAETLVTGKRASSSRPGEGVVSLRHIARNQHGEVVASADRSTLVRMKPDETNADE from the coding sequence ATGGACGACTCGACGAGTGCCGCGGGGGAGTCGCGGCGAATCGTGCAGCGCGGACTGTGGTTCGAGGAGTTCGAGGTGGGCACCACCTACGAGCACCGACCCGGCCGCACGGTGACCGAGGCGGACAACGTCCTCTTCACGACCTTGACGATGAACACCCAGCCGCTGCACCTGGATGCCCACGAGAGCAGTCAGCAGCCGCCGTTCCACGAGCGGCTGGTCAACTCGATGTTCACCTTCTCCACGCTCGTCGGCCTCTCGGTCTCCCAGTTGACGCTCGGGACCATCGTGGCCAACCTCGGCTTCAGCGAGGTGAAGTTCCCCGCGCCGGTCCGTCATGGCGACACCCTGTATGCCGAGACGCTGGTGACCGGCAAGCGCGCGTCGTCCAGCAGGCCGGGGGAGGGCGTCGTCAGCCTGCGGCACATCGCCCGCAACCAGCACGGTGAGGTCGTGGCGTCAGCCGACCGCAGCACCCTCGTCCGGATGAAGCCTGATGAGACGAACGCCGATGAGTGA
- a CDS encoding cyclase family protein — MTTNTTTTTPPALSDLLADAPRNWGKWGPDDEVGSLNYLGPEQVLAAAGLIRAGKVFPIQRLIGDPKGDPVWPGRSPAVRTQVIDESTWDAADAPAFPGGLHYADDKIDAFLQGSTQYDALGHVWYDGQLWNGYDARSTVGGVTKASVEPIAQRGVVGRAVLLDMARFRGKEHLDTAETFTHEDLIACAEAQGVQLCKRDILLIRTNYLQLFFDIGDAFYDGFCEPGLVYSPELVQWFADMEIPNLVTDTIANEVTVDPDTGVALTLHNALMRNLGVVFTEIVDLETLAADCAQDGVYEVFYAAAPIKINKGSGSPVNPLAIK; from the coding sequence ATGACCACAAACACGACCACCACCACCCCGCCCGCACTGAGCGACCTGCTCGCCGACGCACCGCGCAACTGGGGCAAGTGGGGACCCGACGACGAGGTCGGCAGCCTGAATTACCTTGGCCCGGAACAGGTTCTGGCTGCTGCCGGGCTGATCCGCGCCGGCAAGGTCTTCCCCATCCAGCGACTGATCGGCGACCCCAAAGGTGACCCGGTGTGGCCCGGACGCTCCCCCGCCGTCCGCACCCAGGTGATCGACGAGTCCACCTGGGACGCGGCCGATGCACCCGCGTTCCCCGGCGGTCTGCACTACGCCGACGACAAGATCGATGCGTTCCTGCAGGGATCGACACAGTATGACGCCCTCGGCCACGTCTGGTACGACGGACAGCTCTGGAACGGCTACGACGCACGAAGCACGGTCGGCGGCGTCACGAAGGCCAGCGTCGAGCCGATCGCGCAACGCGGTGTGGTCGGGCGTGCAGTGCTGCTGGACATGGCCAGGTTCCGCGGCAAGGAGCACCTGGACACCGCTGAGACCTTCACTCACGAGGACCTGATCGCCTGTGCGGAAGCTCAGGGAGTCCAACTGTGCAAGCGCGACATCCTGTTGATCCGCACCAACTACCTCCAACTGTTCTTCGACATCGGCGACGCCTTCTACGACGGGTTCTGCGAACCCGGCCTGGTCTACAGCCCCGAGCTCGTGCAGTGGTTCGCGGACATGGAGATCCCGAACCTGGTGACCGACACGATCGCCAACGAGGTGACCGTCGACCCGGACACGGGAGTCGCCCTCACCCTGCACAACGCGCTGATGCGCAATCTCGGAGTGGTGTTCACCGAGATCGTCGACCTGGAGACGCTCGCCGCGGACTGTGCGCAGGACGGTGTCTACGAAGTGTTCTACGCCGCCGCGCCGATCAAGATCAACAAAGGCAGCGGATCACCCGTCAACCCACTCGCGATCAAGTGA